One Rhinolophus sinicus isolate RSC01 linkage group LG06, ASM3656204v1, whole genome shotgun sequence DNA window includes the following coding sequences:
- the LOC109450121 gene encoding uncharacterized protein LOC109450121: MLQRLLITLPTEASTWVKLHHPRKAKEGAPLWEDVTKMFEGEALLSQDAGETQGERLKDEVTYGAPRAESQEKLTFRDISVDFTQEEWGQLAPAHQSLYREVMLENYGNLVSVAGYQLSKPRVISQLEKGEDPWITEKEGPGHPSAGLKSKTETNISTAKNVILQEELYHGIMMERFMRDDVIYSRLKKVTKYDDELERHQDIHGRDVREAILTHKKRGQESKKIGENIVSSNVIIEQRHHKYDTLRKRNKYKLDLINDPMTYIRTKTYECNICEKIFKQPIHLTEHMRIHTGEKPFRCKECGRAFSQSASLNTHQRIHTGEKPFECEECGKAFRHRSSLNQHHRTHTGEKPYVCDKCQKAFSQNISLIQHLRTHSGEKPFTCNECGKTFRQIRHLSEHVRIHTGEKPYACTACCKTFSHRAYLTHHQRIHTGERPYKCKECGKAFRQRIHLSNHKTVHTGVKAYECNRCGKAYRHDSSFKKHQRHHTGEKPYECNECGKAFSYNSSLTRHHEIHRRNTFRNNVPGKKGMLPKLLLRVEGRVREQIRGRGGTGCCPAFAEVSARSHGRFAAGERQALSRTWGEQQSVQCGSELRRNHHNVRDWSGEKGPQIPVLPQQSPELLIWFFRCRPGLSELLSLLSVLSFQPCQVRRKISQVPDLRARVAEMINFQGSVAFQDVVVDFTPEEWQLLDCDQRTLYWDVMLENFRNLISVGGPATKTKVIFKVQQGQEPHMVEGENPHWSHTEAECPLDETEKHQESKDNFLNSVLFMFNKILTVERLHGYNMSTSLNPTRKTSYKCKSYEKSLQPSLDLLNYNRCYTGENPYECKQCGKTFRKKFHFIRHEKNHTRKKPFECNDCAKAYSSKTHFATHQKIHNGERPFVCSDCGKAFMYKAHLVVHQRLHTGEKPYECSQCGKSFTWHSSFNQHVKSHTLENSFECKECGKTFKYNSSLSKHSRFHTGEKPYRCIVCGKAFGNTSVLVTHQRIHTGEKPYGCIQCGKAFIKKSHLLRHQITHTGEKPYECNKCRKAFSQKSQLIVHQKIHT, from the exons ATGCTACAGCGGCTCCTGATCACCCTGCCCACCGAGGCCAGCACCTGGGTCAAGTTGCACCATCCGAGGAAGGCCAAAGAGGGGGCGCCTCTGTGGGAGGACGTGACTAAGATGTTTGAAGGAGAAG CTCTGCTATCTCAGGATGCTGGTGAGACCCAGGGAGAGCGTTTAAAGGATGAAGTGACCTATGGGGCCCCGAGAGCAGAATCCCAG GAAAAGTTGACCTTCAGGGACATATCTGTGGACTTCACCCAGGAGGAATGGGGGCAGCTGGCCCCTGCTCACCAGAGTTTGTACCGggaggtgatgctggagaactatGGGAACCTGGTCTCAGTGG CAGGATATCAACTCTCCAAACCTAGGGTGATTTCCCAGTTGGAGAAAGGAGAAGACCCATGGATAACAGAGAAAGAAGGCCCAGGACATCCCAGTGCAG gcTTGAAGAGTAAAACAGAAACCAATATATCAACTGCAAAGAATGTTATTTTACAGGAAGAGTTATATCATGGTATTATGATGGAAAGGTTCATGAGGGATGATGTCATTTATTCCAGATTGAAAAAAGTCACCAAATATGATGATGAGCTAGAAAGGCATCAGGATATCCATGGAAGAGATGTAAGAGAAGCCATATTGACCCACAAGAAGAGAGgccaagaaagtaaaaaaattggggaaaatattgTGAGTTCAAATGTTATTATAGAACAGAGGCACCATAAATATGACACACTTAGAAAGAGGAACAAATACAAATTAGATTTGATTAATGACCCAATGACTTACATAAGAACAAAAACCTATGAatgtaatatatgtgaaaaaatcTTCAAACAACCTATTCATCTTACTGAACACATGAGaattcatactggtgagaaacctTTCAGATGTAAGGAATGTGGAAGGGCCTTTAGTCAAAGTGCGTCCCTTAATACCCACCAGAGAATCcatactggtgagaaaccctTTGAATGTGAAGAATGTGGCAAAGCCTTCAGACATCGCTCATCTCTTAATCAGCATCACAGAACTCACACCGGGGAGAAACCCTATGTATGTGATAAATGTCAGAAAGCTTTCAGCCAGAACATTAGCTTGATCCAACATTTGAGAACTCATTCTGGAGAGAAGCCCTTTACgtgcaatgaatgtgggaaaaccttTCGACAGATTAGACACCTTAGTGAACATGTAAGAATTCATactggggagaagccctatgCATGCACTGCATGTTGTAAAACCTTCAGTCACAGAGCTTATCTAACGCATcaccagagaattcatactggagagagaCCCTacaaatgtaaggaatgtggtaAAGCCTTTCGGCAGAGGATACACCTTAGCAACCATAAAACTGTTCATACAGGAGTGAAAGCATACGAATGCAATCGCTGTGGAAAAGCCTATAGGCATGATTCATCCTTTAAGAAACATCAGAGACatcacactggagaaaaaccttatgaatgtaatgagtgtggaaaagccttcagcTATAATTCATCGCTTACTCGACACCATGAAATACACAGGAGGAATACCTTCCGAAATAATGTG CCGGGAAAGAAAGGGATGCTCCCCAAGCTGCTCCTGCGGGTCGAGGGTAGAGTCCGGGAGCAGATCCGAGGCCGCGGCGGAACCGGGTGTTGTCCGGCATTCGCAGAAGTATCCGCGAG AAGTCATGGAAGATTTGCCGCTGGAGAGAGGCAAGCGTTATCTAGGACCTGGGGTGAGCAACAGTCTGTGCAATGTGGATCAGAGCTGAGGAGGAACCACCACAATGTGAGGGACTGGTCCGGTGAGAAAGGACCAcaaatcccagttctaccacAGCAAAGCCCAGAGTTGCTAATCTGGTTTTTTCGATGCAGACCTGGTCTTTCAGagctcctctctcttctctcagttttgtcatttcaGCCTTGCCAAGTGAGGAGGAAGATCAGCCAAGTCCCAG ATCTCCGTGCAAGAGTTGCAGAAATGATCAACTTCCAG GGCTCAGTGGCATTCCAGGATGTGGTTGTGGACTTCACCCCAGAGGAGTGGCAGCTGCTGGACTGTGATCAGAGAACCTTGTATTGGGATGTGATGTTGGAGAACTTTAGAAACCTCATCTCAGTGG GGGGTCCAGCTACCAAAACAAAAGTGATCTTCAAGGTGCAGCAAGGACAAGAGCCACACATGGTGGAGGGAGAGAATCCACATTGGAGCCATACAG AAGCTGAGTGCCCACTTGATGAAACAGAGAAGCACCAGGAAAgcaaagacaattttttaaattcagttttgttcATGTTCAATAAAATTCTGACTGTGGAGAGACTCCATGGTTATAATATGAGCACAAGTCTTAATCCTACAAGAAAAACATCATATAAATGCAAATCATATGAGAAGAGTTTGCAACCTTCTTTAGACTTACTTAATTATAACAGATGTTATACTGGAGAAAACCCTTATGAATGCAAGCAATGTGGGAAAACCTTCAGaaagaaatttcatttcattagacatgaaaaaaatcatacaagAAAAAAACCCTTTGAATGCAATGACTGTGCGAAAGCCTATAGCAGTAAGACACACTTTGCAACTCATCAGAAAATTCATAATGGAGAGAGACCCTTTGTGTGCAGTGATTGTGGGAAAGCTTTTATGTACAAAGCACATCTTGTGGTCCACCAGAGacttcacactggagagaaaccttatgaatgcaGTCAGTGCGGGAAATCATTCACTTGGCATTCCTCCTTTAATCAACATGTGAAATCTCATACACTGGAGAACTCTtttgaatgtaaggaatgtgggaaaaccTTCAAGTATAATTCATCCCTTTCTAAACATTCTAGatttcatactggagagaaaccctaccGATGTATCGTATGTGGCAAAGCTTTTGGCAACACATCTGTGCTTGTTACCCATCAAAgaattcacacaggagagaaaccttacGGATGTATTCAATGTGGCAAAGCCTTCATCAAAAAGTCTCATCTCCTTAGACATCAAATAACTCATACAGGAGAAAAGCCCTATGAATGTAACAAATGTAGGAAAGCATTTTCACAGAAGTCACAGCTTATTGTACATCAGAAAATTCATACATAA
- the EXO5 gene encoding exonuclease V — protein sequence MAETGEEETMPAEASGFSDLSDSEFLDLEDTQESSASLSKPGPSSELPGKDGMLISLPKWKRGLDVLPPMERFHLKYLNVTDLSSQNWCEQQMVYGKELPGFLSHEKAAILDTGASIHLARELEVHDLMTIPITTKEDAWAVKFLNILSMIPTLQSEGRVREFPVFGEVESVLLVGVIDELHYTAKGELELVELKTRRRPVLPLEAQKKKDCFQVSLYKYIFDAMVQGKVTTASLLHHVKLHPEKPLGPSVLRHAKQGGFSVKSLGDLMELVFLSLTLSDLPVIDILKIEYIHQETATVLGTEIVAVEEKELRSKVQHYLAYWMGHREPQGVDIEEAWKCRMCNYADICEWRKDGGVHSATLEPQAKKAK from the coding sequence ATGGCAGAGACTGGGGAAGAGGAGACGATGCCAGCAGAGGCCTCAGGGTTCTCAGACTTGAGTGACTCGGAGTTTCTGGATCTGGAAGATACCCAAGAGTCAAGTGCTTCACTTAGTAAGCCTGGCCCTTCTTCTGAACTCCCTGGAAAGGATGGCATGCTTATAAGCTTACCGAAGTGGAAAAGAGGATTGGATGTCTTACCACCCATGGAACGATTCCATCTTAAATATTTGAATGTCACTGACCTGTCCAGTCAGAACTGGTGTGAACAGCAAATGGTATATGGAAAGGAGCTTCCTGGTTTCTTGTCTCATGAGAAGGCAGCCATTTTGGACACTGGTGCCAGCATCCACTTAGCTAGAGAACTAGAAGTTCATGATCTCATGACTATCCCCATCACCACTAAAGAAGATGCTTGGGCAGTTAAGTTTCTGAACATATTATCAATGATTCCTACCCTGCAGTCAGAAGGGCGTGTCAGAGAGTTTCCAGTGTTTGGAGAAGTGGAGAGTGTGCTACTTGTCGGAGTGATCGATGAGCTGCACTACACAGCCAAGGGGGAACTGGAACTGGTTGAACTCAAGACGCGCAGGCGCCCTGTgctccctctggaagctcagaagAAAAAAGACTGTTTTCAAGTCAGCCTATACAAATATATCTTTGATGCCATGGTCCAAGGGAAAGTGACCACTGCTAGCCTACTCCACCATGTAAAATTGCATCCAGAAAAGCCACTGGGACCTTCAGTGCTGAGGCATGCCAAGCAGGGAGGCTTCTCTGTGAAGTCCTTGGGTGACCTCATGGAGCTGGTCTTCTTATCTCTGACACTGTCTGACCTTCCAGTTATTGATATTCTGAAGATTGAGTATATCCACCAAGAGACTGCCACTGTGCTGGGAACAGAGATTGTGGCCGTTGAAGAGAAGGAACTGAGAAGCAAAGTGCAGCACTATCTGGCCTACTGGATGGGCCACCGAGAGCCTCAAGGGGTTGACATCGAGGAGGCTTGGAAATGCCGGATGTGCAACTATGCAGATATTTGTGAGTGGAGGAAGGATGGGGGCGTGCACAGTGCCACACTAGAGCCACAAGCCAAAAAAGCCAAATAA